In the Gymnodinialimonas sp. 202GB13-11 genome, one interval contains:
- a CDS encoding Na+/H+ antiporter subunit G has product MNLFAEVLISIALVISGLFGFVGSYGLIKLKNSLQRLHAPTKATTLGVGGVLIASMIFFYATTGYISVHELLISLFLFLTAPITANFIAKTYMAYNLREDELPENESGHGWAIYDDPPNTSSEPLD; this is encoded by the coding sequence ATGAACTTGTTTGCAGAAGTCTTGATCTCCATTGCCCTCGTCATAAGCGGCCTCTTTGGCTTCGTTGGATCGTATGGGTTGATCAAACTGAAGAATAGCCTCCAGCGGCTTCACGCACCAACCAAGGCAACGACACTGGGCGTCGGCGGAGTGCTGATTGCGTCGATGATTTTCTTCTATGCGACGACTGGCTACATCTCGGTCCATGAGCTGTTGATCTCGCTGTTTCTGTTTTTGACCGCGCCGATCACAGCAAATTTCATCGCAAAGACTTACATGGCCTACAATCTGCGCGAAGACGAATTGCCGGAAAATGAAAGCGGTCACGGATGGGCCATCTATGATGATCCCCCGAACACCAGTTCCGAACCTTTGGACTAG
- a CDS encoding Na+/H+ antiporter subunit E: MLVRFIPHPLLSLTLILVWIGLVNKFTLGNLILGTAFGVIIPMLTAAYWPDRPKLRRPLKAAEYMMIVLWDIIVANVQVAMIILFKRERTITSQWIPVPLELTSAEAITVLAGTITMTPGTVSATLAADGTSILVHCLHTDDPDAVRDEIKTRYERRLLEIFP; this comes from the coding sequence ATGCTGGTCCGTTTCATCCCGCACCCGTTGCTGAGCCTCACGCTTATCCTCGTCTGGATCGGTTTGGTGAACAAATTCACACTTGGAAATCTCATCCTGGGAACAGCCTTTGGCGTGATCATCCCGATGCTGACCGCCGCGTATTGGCCGGATCGGCCGAAGCTTCGCCGCCCCCTGAAAGCTGCAGAATACATGATGATCGTTCTTTGGGACATTATCGTGGCCAACGTTCAGGTGGCCATGATCATCCTGTTCAAGCGCGAGCGGACCATCACATCGCAGTGGATCCCCGTTCCGCTGGAATTGACCTCAGCCGAAGCGATTACGGTTCTTGCAGGGACGATCACCATGACACCCGGTACAGTGTCCGCCACCTTGGCGGCGGATGGCACTTCCATTCTGGTGCATTGCTTGCACACGGACGATCCCGACGCTGTTCGGGACGAAATCAAGACCCGCTATGAACGACGCCTTCTGGAGATCTTCCCATGA
- a CDS encoding K+/H+ antiporter subunit F has product MIEYALLFAAGCYGIALLLDLWRIAVGPGPADRILALDTMVINVIALLVLYGIWRGTAIYFEAAMLIAMVGFVSTVAYCRFLLRGDIIE; this is encoded by the coding sequence ATGATCGAATATGCACTGCTGTTCGCGGCTGGCTGTTACGGCATAGCGCTTTTGCTGGATCTTTGGCGCATCGCCGTCGGGCCGGGCCCCGCGGACCGGATCCTTGCGCTAGATACCATGGTGATCAACGTGATCGCGCTCTTGGTGCTTTACGGTATCTGGAGGGGGACAGCGATATATTTTGAGGCCGCAATGCTAATTGCCATGGTCGGTTTTGTCTCAACAGTCGCGTATTGCCGCTTCCTCTTGCGCGGCGACATCATTGAATAG